Proteins found in one Mustela lutreola isolate mMusLut2 chromosome 10, mMusLut2.pri, whole genome shotgun sequence genomic segment:
- the ACTL8 gene encoding actin-like protein 8: MASRTIIIDHGSGFLKAGLSGWNEPQMVFPSIVNYVPCRENPGPSYAQRRVSLGIDICHPDTFSYPIQRGRILNWEGVEHIWSFVLERHRREHEDFPVMVTESPLKEPADRRKTLEIMFELQDVPSILLADQLEMSLYASGLLTGVVVDSGYGLTRVQPFHLGRPLRSCGKTLEFAGQDLSAYLFKSLFKEDCNRHNLFQLETVATTQMSKCYVPQNLAEALDFRQSLPSGSDENNTYQLPDGTPVELTPMQRLAPEMFFSPQVFDLQGPGISQAVVEAILACEAAVHPLLTSHVMACGGNTLYPGFTKRLYKELIAEHFSSTKATMWVGSNRNFSVWLGASVVAHLSSYKSEWMTKEEYEESQRL; encoded by the exons ATGGCCTCGAGAACCATTATCATCGACCATGGGTCTGGCTTTCTGAAGGCTGGCTTGTCTGGGTGGAATGAACCCCAGATGGTCTTCCCGAGCATCGTGAACTACGTCCCGTGCAGGGAGAATCCTGGCCCCAGCTATGCCCAGAGGCGCGTGAGTCTAGGCATCGACATTTGCCATCCTGATACCTTTAGCTACCCCATCCAGCGTGGCCGTATCCTCAACTGGGAGGGCGTGGAGCACATCTGGTCATTTGTGCTGGAGAGACACAGACGGGAGCATGAGGACTTCCCTGTGATGGTCACAGAGTCCCCTCTGAAAGAGCCTGCGGACCGACGGAAGACCCTCGAG ATTATGTTTGAGTTACAGGATGTGCCGTCCATCCTGCTGGCCGACCAGCTGGAGATGTCCCTGTACGCCTCCGGCCTCCTGACCGGCGTGGTCGTGGATTCCGGCTACGGCCTGACCCGCGTGCAGCCCTTCCACCTGGGCCGCCCCTTGCGGTCCTGCGGCAAGACGCTGGAGTTCGCGGGCCAGGATCTGTCGGCCTATCTCTTCAAGAGCCTCTTCAAGGAGGATTGTAATCGCCACAACCTGTTCCAGCTGGAGACGGTGGCCACCACCCAGATGAGCAAGTGCTACGTGCCCCAGAATCTGGCGGAGGCCCTGGACTTCCGCCAGAGCCTGCCGAGCGGCTCGGATGAAAACAACACCTACCAGCTTCCCGACGGCACCCCAGTGGAGCTGACCCCCATGCAGCGGCTGGCCCCCGAGATGTTCTTCAGCCCCCAGGTGTTTGACCTACAAGGGCCCGGCATCTCCCAGGCCGTGGTGGAGGCCATCCTGGCCTGCGAGGCGGCCGTGCACCCGCTGCTCACCTCCCATGTGATGGCCTGCGGGGGCAACACCCTGTACCCCGGCTTCACCAAGCGCCTGTACAAGGAGCTGATTGCAGAGCATTTCTCCTCCACCAAGGCCACCATGTGGGTGGGTTCCAACAGGAACTTCAGCGTCTGGCTCGGAGCGTCCGTGGTGGCCCATCTGTCTTCCTACAAGTCCGAGTGGATGACCAAAGAGGAGTACGAAGAGAGTCAGCGGCTGTGA